tttgtttgttgtagtatcaACCTTTCTACTGAAGGCATAACTTATGTATATGTAATCACAAACATGCTTCAAAAGAGGTTTttgtttagtaaataataaaagatGAAAATAAGATAGATGGACAAAATCTTTATCTTAATGATACTaataatcttattattattattattattattaatgatgataataataatgatgatgataatgataatgatgatatcgacttgtaataataataataataataataatctctggTCTTCCTTGATGTAGGTCATTAAGGGTACTCATCTAGTTTAAGCGGATATTACAGATGTGGGTATTAAAGAAAAAGTGAGTTGCAAGCAAGCAAAGTGTATCAATTTCAATTACTAGTGATGTCATCTCGAGTTATTATCTGAATGAGCAACAGAACATCTGAGTGCACGCTTCTCAGTAATATGCTTTCCTTCTCCATTTTAAGTTCTAAGGGGATTGCATGAGGTGACATGACGATTGATGTTTCGTGAGTTGGTGACGTAAAGGACACGGCTCGGGCACAGTTAACCGTGTGACAAAAGACTAGGAGTCGTGATGGAGTAACACAGAAGGGTCATGTACAGGAATACTATCTATGTTCGTATATACATGAGCAGATTGGAAGAGACGTACCATTCAGCTGTTGGTCTCTGCACACATGATCGATCGAGCTCATCCCATCGAAGGATTTGCATGGTTTCGCTCTCTCAAGCTTCCAGATCTATTCCTCGTTGCTTTGTTGTGCTCATCATACCCGGACGCTGGTTCGACATCGCTGCAGCAAGAAACGATACTGACATCATGAACTTGCATACATGAAATGACTTTGTATGATTTGGTGCAATTGTTTGGGGCAAACCAGTAGTTATCCACTTGTGCCGAACACAAGCAATCAATATTGGAGTATTATTGAAGCATGACATTCTCCAATTGTATGAATTAAAAGACATGAGTATGAATCAAACTTTAATCATGACATGGTTGCAATAAAACTTGTCATTGTATCAACTAAAATAGCATCATTCCATAGAAGCCGGAAATCTGCCTTCCACCAAGAAATACTATCAACAGAATGGTTTCAGAAAACAGACTCCCAAGCCATCTCATAGTAAATTTTAGTCGAATAAACTAAAGGATTCGAGGCGCATACTTGGGAGACATGGAGGTGGATGCCTTAGGAGTATTTCCTGATGCATTCTTGTAGAAGTGAATAGAAATCAACCCGCCCCTTGTTTCTACGGAGGATTCGGGGTGACCATTGGATCTGCCACTGGAGCTGCCGCTAGGAAGAACTCCTGCGAAGAAACAAAAACATGAAATTGGAAGCCTAAGCAGTAATAATTGCAGTCTAATCAGTAATAAGCCACAAACTCCAAGTAACATGAATGAGAATCACAATCACTTGTCAAGAATCAAGATCGCTGTATCTTAGTTCCTTATGTGATCATGTCATGCTTTGCCAGTGTCTTGAGCAAACCATTCCATGGCCATATTGCAATTGCCTATTAGTGTCGTGATCAGATGCGAAGCACAAGGCATTTTAAGACCCCAGTCATATGATATGCAACTGGGGAATGGTGTGATGCATGTAATATCATATACACAAAAACATTGCAACGAATGTAAATCTCCACTACAAGATTCTAGAATCAAGATCAACTGTATCTTAGTTCCTTATGTGATCATGTCATGCTTTGCCAGTGTCTTGAGCACACCATTCCATGACCATATTGCAATTGTCTATTAGTGTCGTGATCAGATGCGAAGCACAAGGCATTTTAAGACCTCAATCATATGATATGCAACTGGGGAATGGCGTGATGCATGTAATATTATATACACAAAAACATTGCAACGAATGTAAATCTCCACTACAAGATTCTACAATCAAGATCACTGTATCTTAGTTCCTTATGTGATCATGTCATGCTTTGCCAGTGTCTTGAGCACACCATTCCATGACCATATTGCAATTGTCTATCAGTGTTGTGATCAGATGCGAAGCACAAGGCATTTTAAGACCTCAATCATATGATATGCAACTGGGGAATGGCGTGATGCATGTAATATTATATACACAAAAACATTGCAACGAATGTAAATCTCCACTACAAGATTCTAAAACTACCATCTTTAAAACCATTCATACttgataaattataataataactgCTTCATTCTGCCGATAACGGCACAGAACAACACAACTAAAACTCAAGATCAAGCTTCGCTGTTTTAGAACAGACTGGAGCATGAACTAAATCAAACCTGGAAGAAGATTGGTGAATGTTACCCACACCAAACATGAGCTCAACATTGAACACTTGTTATAAAGTGGAATACTTGTTACTAGGAAATTGATGTTTCTTTCTCACATTGTGCAACGTGAATAGGCATGTAAATGAATAATTCACACTAACATGGAACTTCTAAATATCGGCAAGTTAAATGTACTTTTGTGCATGATATGTGCAACTTCTAAATATGGGCATGTCAACAGTGTACTTTTAGTTCCAGTAAATGGAAGTAGTGTAAGTAACATAGACAACTCGATGAGAACTGCCAAGTTGGAACAGAGGCCAACCATCCATTACTTAGTAGAAGATGCAATATAGTGTGAAATTCAAGACTCTAATAAAGTTTGATGATATGTTATCTACTCCCCATGGCATTATCAAATTATATCAACTCCTAATCCAACACACTGTCAACTGGAATCAAGGTACCTTGCCACATTATAACAAGGATGAAAAGAATGGTGATAATCAAGGCCCACAAGTTGCCGTTAATACGCGCAGAATTGGCATCCTTCACCTTTTTCTTCATCCGCTCGATCCTAGCTCGCTTCATCATTGCAATTTCTGAGATCTCCTTCATCAACTTCTGGTTGGTTGCATCCAAAGGCGGAGAGTTGGGTGGCCGAGGTGGTTTCGGTGGCTTCTTGCaccccttcttttttgttgtctcAAGTCCAACCTTCTTCTCCAAGAGGCCCATTTTTGCCTCTAGTCCAACACTCCTATCCCCCAAGGCTTCCCCATCTATGAGAGGAAGCTCCACAGAGCTAGATGCACTATCCCCCAACCTTactactctttctccttttatcggccCATCAATACTGATGAAGCTACTCCACACCCGACTCAACATTCCATTGTCCTGTCCGGCACTACACCATGTATCTTTTGATCCTTCCTGTTCTCTTATCACGGAATTCTCACCGCCCTCTAAATCAAAAACAAGTTCTTTTTCTCTTGAACTATTCTTATCCATGATGACCCCAATTCCAGTTTTCTGGTCAAGTATAAAGTGTGCGTACCAAAATATCCATCATCTCATTAATATTGAGTATCCGCAGCCTAATATCTATCTGTTTGCTAGCATCTGTAACTATAAGAGAACACTCGTCTGCTTCAAAAAAGAAACGGAAAAACCATCTTCCTGCAACCAAGAAAGAGTTCAAAATAGATCAAGTCCACCACCAAAGGATCCACCATCATCAGCTGAAAACAAGAAACCAAAGGTAGATAAGGATCTGATCGAAGAAAACAACCAACGAGCTATTATCCATGATAGCCGAGTCATAGAATTGGTGCCTTTCTGATAAAATATGAAGTGCCTATACCAAAACATCCATCATCTCAGTAACATGGAGTATTCACAGCCCAAATATCCATATATTTGTGGCAACTGTGAGAGAACACTTGGTTTACTTCAGAAAGGCCATCTTCCTGCCACCAAAACAATTCCAAAGATATCAAATTTGCCACCAAAAATCCGCCTTTTTTCAGCTGATAACCAAAACACAATAAAACAACCACCGACCTCCAAATGCAGCTACTGATTCTTCAAGGCAAACCTAATGATCTTCTTCATAGTTACGGAAGCCACTGCATGATTCTTTTTCTTCTGCTTtcggaaaagaaaattaaaaaataaactttACATGCCAAGAAAACGCCGATTTTGCGAAATCCGACCTAAAATCCATCAAACACGATCAaatcaaagcatatcaacggcctTACCATCAAGCCCAAGCAAGCAAGAGTTCCAATCGAGTCCAACCAAGAAAGAGCCTGCGGATAAGGGGATAAGAGCGGATTTAGGGTTTTGCTGACGAGAATCGGAGGGTTGGTGAAGCTGAAGCATCGGAAGATGGAAACACATAGGAGCATAGTATAAAGCAGGATAAATCCAACATATGTTGACGACGACCGCGAAGGAAAACGAAGGGGGCCGAAGAGGCCGAGGTTTTCTGttgattatataataataataataataataataataataataataataataataataatagaaatggGAGTATCAGTTAATCTTTCCTACTCCTTATATTCATaagaatattatataattatgtaATATGATATTTATAATAGTATTAGAAATAATGTTAAATTGATAAGGATATTTTTGCTTTCAATTGGGAAACATCCAATTCTTAACATCATCTCTACATTTATGATGGGAGTGGAAAAATTGAATGCAATAATATAATTCAAGTAAACCCACATGTCATTGGAAAAGAGTCAATCTCTGATTGCAATCGTGATTATTATCACACTATGACTTTTGATTAAATGAGTAAGGTGGAGGACCAATGAATATAATCTtactatataaataaatagattatTTTCGGAACTTGATGATGGATCACATGGGAAAGGAATAGCTCAAGCATGATGCAAGTCAAACCCTCTCATAAATTTTTGATTCAAATAATCAACCACCTACCTAATGTGGCAGAGACCTAATATGAATTATCATATAATATTTGGAACTATAAGTGTCAAACACATTTAATTGGATCTATCTACATGATGTTTGGGTGCATATGTGCCAAAACCGCTTGAGCCTAATTCCTAAACAAtggatatactatatatataggtTGAAATATTAGAATTCAATGGTTGAAAGACTTGTGAAAGGATGCAAACTCTTTTCTTGAGACCTTATCTACAGACTATTGCATGTCAATATCATTTGGTTGGAGACGAGCCAAACTTTTTTAAGTGCAATGCATATGCTTTTAGAATGGTTGAAAGATACCAAACCTTGATGATGTAGTAGTAGTCTTTTGTAACAAAGGTATCAAGTATCAAA
The window above is part of the Musa acuminata AAA Group cultivar baxijiao chromosome BXJ1-1, Cavendish_Baxijiao_AAA, whole genome shotgun sequence genome. Proteins encoded here:
- the LOC135585450 gene encoding uncharacterized protein LOC135585450, with the protein product MDKNSSREKELVFDLEGGENSVIREQEGSKDTWCSAGQDNGMLSRVWSSFISIDGPIKGERVVRLGDSASSSVELPLIDGEALGDRSVGLEAKMGLLEKKVGLETTKKKGCKKPPKPPRPPNSPPLDATNQKLMKEISEIAMMKRARIERMKKKVKDANSARINGNLWALIITILFILVIMWQGVLPSGSSSGRSNGHPESSVETRGGLISIHFYKNASGNTPKASTSMSPNDVEPASGYDEHNKATRNRSGSLRERNHANPSMG